The following proteins come from a genomic window of Malus sylvestris chromosome 4, drMalSylv7.2, whole genome shotgun sequence:
- the LOC126620263 gene encoding uncharacterized protein LOC126620263, with amino-acid sequence MESNLVDRISVLNVSNSHKQDRSETPMSEFQSKPSDHDDAPHDRQQQEQPKKEEPEPSQNITPDHINTPPKQDRKTPPFPVEDESSTNDKDVVDDDDDGFKTPTSLEHKIPPMTECPPAPGKPKRFLKRKVFSRSPSPPPPAARRRVQFTTAQLDMIFWSTFPSPRMGAPKSRKPDDQSD; translated from the coding sequence ATGGAGTCGAACCTAGTCGACCGGATCTCCGTCCTCAACGTCTCAAATTCACACAAACAAGACCGGAGCGAGACACCCATGTCGGAGTTTCAATCCAAGCCGTCGGATCACGATGATGCGCCTCATGATCGTCAACAACAAGAACAGCCCAAGAAAGAAGAACCAGAGCCGTCCCAGAACATTACACCAGATCACATTAACACCCCGCCAAAACAAGACCGCAAGACGCCGCCGTTCCCGGTGGAAGATGAATCATCGACGAACGACAAGGACGTCGTGGATGACGACGACGACGGGTTCAAAACGCCGACGTCGCTGGAGCACAAAATCCCGCCGATGACAGAATGCCCGCCTGCGCCTGGCAAACCCAAACGCTTTCTAAAGAGAAAAGTGTTTTCGCGGTCGCCGTCGCCTCCGCCGCCGGCTGCTCGCAGAAGGGTTCAGTTTACAACAGCACAACTGGATATGATATTTTGGTCAACTTTTCCCTCGCCCCGGATGGGCGCGCCAAAATCAAGAAAGCCAGACGATCAGAGTGATTAG
- the LOC126620246 gene encoding uncharacterized protein LOC126620246 isoform X2 encodes MKIERKKTLTMNWDSLRDDDDDDRFFESKERASSVVPLDLEASSSEDEDFNDSRNSFASCVSYVRNDVDFRASTAAAPMDPPSTSSAPMTPNYNIWMEAPGSITERRKRLLQGMGLAQGPGKDLISFKQLTSIKRLVSNKITNGIVPIPRSITRAKEKVQVSPNQPVSEIEPESEPEPDHEPLSVMLVRSRSEGDIEAFSINKQRKEEIIGTISKQRLTRTCSAIAVTRSRICPYTESIKVSTNEVSDSTPNSRLVQTSGGLSSVFLNNQLGAFFLIKNLDTGTKFIVNEYDQDGCWNRLSDLQTGKQLTMDEFEKCVGYSPVVKEVMRRQSVSREGSGDNRKVGAGANSFVSKSLRMSKRRGVALLKNSIRGVGTAVSVLIGEKERENTTPSLTLPPEQKPAKNSSSSSSASSEWVKVRQTGKHYKELSALHLCQEIQAHEGSIWAIKFSLDARFLASAGEDRIIQVWEVQECEIMSLDGNSTPLHHSFGSSTPDCSFTPDRSPSMSDQAVVVPYEKENKNKEKSGSARKSNPIPEYVHVPETVFSFSEKPFCSFEGHLDAVLDLSWSRDQLLLSSSMDKTVRLWDLETKTCLKLFAHNDYVTCIQFNPLDHNYFISGSLDAKIRLWNVAVRQVVDWTDLYEMVTAASYTPDGQACIIGSHKGKCRMYNAEDCKLSQHSQIDIQNKKKNQAKKITGFQIRILDGTNVTHKFRGFRNMSSQIGASFTPNGKYVICASEDSHVYIWRRDEPRISATRKKSITSTNSHEHFQCKDVSVAIPWPGTIKGDPPSVIVQHSKRQSKCSMQQPQSGNSSLTQEDAGVSKRMLPPIPKKNNKDNNNKGNASDQIPLTPPQEDQDPAQICRIESGIGESFNSDPSSIRYGDSSSMSAGSASTSSWSSSWSWLDNIGNNNASQTMQATAWGLVIVTATLDGEIRAYQNFGLPRKVQNNIFGGPN; translated from the exons ATGAAGATAGAGCGGAAAAAGACGTTGACGATGAACTGGGACAGCCTCCGGGACGACGATGACGATGATCGCTTTTTCGAGTCAAAGGAACGCGCCTCTTCCGTCGTTCCTCTCGACCTCGAGGCATCCTCATCCGAAGATGAGGATTTCAACGACAGTCGCAATTCATTTGCCTCATGTGTCTCATATGTTCGAAACGATGTTGATTTTCGTGCCTCCACCGCAGCCGCTCCGATGGACCCACCGTCTACTTCTTCGGCTCCAATGACGCCGAATTACAACATTTGGATGGAGGCACCGGGGTCTATCACTGAGCGGCGAAAACGATTATTGCAGGGCATGGGGTTAGCCCAAGGACCTGGAAAAGACCTCATTAGCTTTAAACAACTAACCAGCATTAAACGTCTCGTTTCGAACAAAATCACAAACGGCATTGTTCCAATCCCTCGGTCAATCACTCGGGCTAAAGAAAAAGTACAAGTATCGCCGAATCAGCCGGTATCGGAGATAGAGCCAGAGTCGGAGCCTGAGCCTGATCATGAACCATTGTCGGTGATGCTCGTCCGTTCGAGGTCGGAGGGTGACATTGAAGCTTTCTCGATAAATAAACAAAGGAAGGAAGAGATAATCGGAACAATCTCGAAGCAACGACTTACGAGGACTTGCTCCGCCATAGCTGTAACTCGCTCGAGAATATGTCCGTACACCGAATCGATTAAAGTGTCAACTAACGAAGTCAGCGACTCTACCCCCAATAGTCGATTGGTTCAGACTAGCGGTGGATTGTCGTCGGTTTTCTTGAATAACCAGTTAGGAGCCTTCTTCTTGATTAAGAATCTGGACACAGGGACTAAGTTCATCGTGAACGAGTATGATCAGGATGGGTGCTGGAATCGACTCAGCGATCTCCAAACAGGGAAGCAATTGACGATGGACGAGTTCGAGAAATGTGTCGGGTACTCGCCAGTGGTGAAAGAGGTTATGCGAAGACAGAGCGTTTCCAGGGAAGGCAGCGGCGATAACAGGAAGGTCGGTGCAGGGGCAAATTCATTTGTTTCGAAGAGCCTGAGGATGAGCAAGAGAAGAGGGGTTGCTCTGTTGAAGAACAGTATACGAGGCGTGGGGACCGCTGTGAGTGTGTTGATTGGtgagaaagagagggaaaacACGACGCCATCGCTAACATTGCCGCCGGAGCAGAAACCCGCCAAGAACTCGAGTTCTTCTTCGTCAGCTTCATCGGAATGGGTCAAAGTTAGGCAGACAGGGAAGCATTACAAGGAGTTATCAGCATTGCATTTGTGTCAAGAGATTCAAGCTCACGAGGGGTCAATTTGGGCTATTAAGTTTAGCTTGGATGCAAGGTTTCTTGCGAGTGCGGGAGAGGATCGAATTATTCAAGTGTGGGAAGTGCAAGAGTGTGAGATTATGTCATTGGATGGGAATTCGACCCCGCTTCATCACTCTTTCGGGTCTTCCACCCCTGATTGTTCCTTCACCCCTGATCGTTCTCCATCAATGTCTGATCAAGCTGTGGTTGTGCCATATGAGAAGGAGAATAAGAATAAGGAAAAAAGTGGGTCTGCTAGAAAAAGCAATCCAATCCCAGAATATGTGCATGTGCCCGAAACAGTGTTTTCATTTTCGGAGAAACCATTTTGCTCTTTTGAAGGTCATTTGGATGCTGTTCTGGACCTGTCCTGGTCCAGAGATCAG CTATTGCTTTCATCTTCAATGGACAAAACTGTTAGGTTATGGGATTTGGAGACCAAGacttgtttaaagttgtttgcCCACAATGATTATG TGACTTGCATACAATTCAATCCTTTGGATCACAATTACTTTATTAGTGGCTCACTCGATGCAAAGATTCGATTGTGGAACGTAGCTGTTAGGCAAGTCGTGGATTGGACTGATCTTTATGAAATGGTCACTGCTGCTTCCTATACTCCAGATGGCCAG GCTTGCATCATTGGTTCACACAAAGGAAAATGTCGTATGTACAATGCAGAAG ATTGTAAATTAAGTCAGCATAGTCAGATTGATATtcaaaacaagaagaagaatcaAGCCAAAAAGATTACAGGTTTCCAG ATTCGGATTTTGGATGGCACAAACGTGACTCACAAGTTTAGAG GTTTTCGAAATATGAGTAGCCAAATTGGAGCTTCATTCACTCCAAACGGGAAGTACGTCATATGTGCTAGTGAAGACTCTCATGTATACATTTGGAGGCGGGATGAGCCCCGAATTTCAGCCACACGGAAAAAAAGCATCACTAGCACCAATTCCCACGAACATTTTCAGTGTAAAGATGTTTCAGTAGCAATCCCATGGCCAGGCACCATAAAGGGTGACCCTCCATCTGTCATTGTGCAACATTCTAAGAGACAATCAAAATGCTCAATGCAACAACCACAATCTGGCAATTCATCCCTTACTCAAGAAGATGCAGGTGTAAGCAAGAGAATGCTACCACCTATTCCgaagaaaaacaacaaagacaacaacaacaagggAAATGCATCGGATCAAATACCTTTAACTCCGCCGCAGGAAGATCAAGATCCAGCTCAAATATGCCGAATAGAATCTGGGATTGGAGAGTCGTTCAATTCGGACCCTTCCTCTATTAGGTATGGTGATTCAAGTTCTATGTCCGCCGGTAGTGCCTCCACATCATCTTGGTCTTCCTCTTGGTCCTGGCTTGACAATATAGGCAACAACAATGCTAGCCAAACAATGCAAGCAACAGCTTGGGGTTTGGTAATTGTGACAGCCACTTTAGACGGAGAAATCAGAGCATACCAAAATTTTGGGCTGCCGCGAAAAGTACAGAATAATATTTTCGGAGGCCCTAATTAA
- the LOC126620246 gene encoding uncharacterized protein LOC126620246 isoform X1 — MKIERKKTLTMNWDSLRDDDDDDRFFESKERASSVVPLDLEASSSEDEDFNDSRNSFASCVSYVRNDVDFRASTAAAPMDPPSTSSAPMTPNYNIWMEAPGSITERRKRLLQGMGLAQGPGKDLISFKQLTSIKRLVSNKITNGIVPIPRSITRAKEKVQVSPNQPVSEIEPESEPEPDHEPLSVMLVRSRSEGDIEAFSINKQRKEEIIGTISKQRLTRTCSAIAVTRSRICPYTESIKVSTNEVSDSTPNSRLVQTSGGLSSVFLNNQLGAFFLIKNLDTGTKFIVNEYDQDGCWNRLSDLQTGKQLTMDEFEKCVGYSPVVKEVMRRQSVSREGSGDNRKVGAGANSFVSKSLRMSKRRGVALLKNSIRGVGTAVSVLIGEKERENTTPSLTLPPEQKPAKNSSSSSSASSEWVKVRQTGKHYKELSALHLCQEIQAHEGSIWAIKFSLDARFLASAGEDRIIQVWEVQECEIMSLDGNSTPLHHSFGSSTPDCSFTPDRSPSMSDQAVVVPYEKENKNKEKSGSARKSNPIPEYVHVPETVFSFSEKPFCSFEGHLDAVLDLSWSRDQLLLSSSMDKTVRLWDLETKTCLKLFAHNDYVTCIQFNPLDHNYFISGSLDAKIRLWNVAVRQVVDWTDLYEMVTAASYTPDGQACIIGSHKGKCRMYNAEDCKLSQHSQIDIQNKKKNQAKKITGFQFSPINPTEMLVTSADSQIRILDGTNVTHKFRGFRNMSSQIGASFTPNGKYVICASEDSHVYIWRRDEPRISATRKKSITSTNSHEHFQCKDVSVAIPWPGTIKGDPPSVIVQHSKRQSKCSMQQPQSGNSSLTQEDAGVSKRMLPPIPKKNNKDNNNKGNASDQIPLTPPQEDQDPAQICRIESGIGESFNSDPSSIRYGDSSSMSAGSASTSSWSSSWSWLDNIGNNNASQTMQATAWGLVIVTATLDGEIRAYQNFGLPRKVQNNIFGGPN; from the exons ATGAAGATAGAGCGGAAAAAGACGTTGACGATGAACTGGGACAGCCTCCGGGACGACGATGACGATGATCGCTTTTTCGAGTCAAAGGAACGCGCCTCTTCCGTCGTTCCTCTCGACCTCGAGGCATCCTCATCCGAAGATGAGGATTTCAACGACAGTCGCAATTCATTTGCCTCATGTGTCTCATATGTTCGAAACGATGTTGATTTTCGTGCCTCCACCGCAGCCGCTCCGATGGACCCACCGTCTACTTCTTCGGCTCCAATGACGCCGAATTACAACATTTGGATGGAGGCACCGGGGTCTATCACTGAGCGGCGAAAACGATTATTGCAGGGCATGGGGTTAGCCCAAGGACCTGGAAAAGACCTCATTAGCTTTAAACAACTAACCAGCATTAAACGTCTCGTTTCGAACAAAATCACAAACGGCATTGTTCCAATCCCTCGGTCAATCACTCGGGCTAAAGAAAAAGTACAAGTATCGCCGAATCAGCCGGTATCGGAGATAGAGCCAGAGTCGGAGCCTGAGCCTGATCATGAACCATTGTCGGTGATGCTCGTCCGTTCGAGGTCGGAGGGTGACATTGAAGCTTTCTCGATAAATAAACAAAGGAAGGAAGAGATAATCGGAACAATCTCGAAGCAACGACTTACGAGGACTTGCTCCGCCATAGCTGTAACTCGCTCGAGAATATGTCCGTACACCGAATCGATTAAAGTGTCAACTAACGAAGTCAGCGACTCTACCCCCAATAGTCGATTGGTTCAGACTAGCGGTGGATTGTCGTCGGTTTTCTTGAATAACCAGTTAGGAGCCTTCTTCTTGATTAAGAATCTGGACACAGGGACTAAGTTCATCGTGAACGAGTATGATCAGGATGGGTGCTGGAATCGACTCAGCGATCTCCAAACAGGGAAGCAATTGACGATGGACGAGTTCGAGAAATGTGTCGGGTACTCGCCAGTGGTGAAAGAGGTTATGCGAAGACAGAGCGTTTCCAGGGAAGGCAGCGGCGATAACAGGAAGGTCGGTGCAGGGGCAAATTCATTTGTTTCGAAGAGCCTGAGGATGAGCAAGAGAAGAGGGGTTGCTCTGTTGAAGAACAGTATACGAGGCGTGGGGACCGCTGTGAGTGTGTTGATTGGtgagaaagagagggaaaacACGACGCCATCGCTAACATTGCCGCCGGAGCAGAAACCCGCCAAGAACTCGAGTTCTTCTTCGTCAGCTTCATCGGAATGGGTCAAAGTTAGGCAGACAGGGAAGCATTACAAGGAGTTATCAGCATTGCATTTGTGTCAAGAGATTCAAGCTCACGAGGGGTCAATTTGGGCTATTAAGTTTAGCTTGGATGCAAGGTTTCTTGCGAGTGCGGGAGAGGATCGAATTATTCAAGTGTGGGAAGTGCAAGAGTGTGAGATTATGTCATTGGATGGGAATTCGACCCCGCTTCATCACTCTTTCGGGTCTTCCACCCCTGATTGTTCCTTCACCCCTGATCGTTCTCCATCAATGTCTGATCAAGCTGTGGTTGTGCCATATGAGAAGGAGAATAAGAATAAGGAAAAAAGTGGGTCTGCTAGAAAAAGCAATCCAATCCCAGAATATGTGCATGTGCCCGAAACAGTGTTTTCATTTTCGGAGAAACCATTTTGCTCTTTTGAAGGTCATTTGGATGCTGTTCTGGACCTGTCCTGGTCCAGAGATCAG CTATTGCTTTCATCTTCAATGGACAAAACTGTTAGGTTATGGGATTTGGAGACCAAGacttgtttaaagttgtttgcCCACAATGATTATG TGACTTGCATACAATTCAATCCTTTGGATCACAATTACTTTATTAGTGGCTCACTCGATGCAAAGATTCGATTGTGGAACGTAGCTGTTAGGCAAGTCGTGGATTGGACTGATCTTTATGAAATGGTCACTGCTGCTTCCTATACTCCAGATGGCCAG GCTTGCATCATTGGTTCACACAAAGGAAAATGTCGTATGTACAATGCAGAAG ATTGTAAATTAAGTCAGCATAGTCAGATTGATATtcaaaacaagaagaagaatcaAGCCAAAAAGATTACAGGTTTCCAG TTTTCACCGATAAACCCAACTGAAATGCTTGTCACGTCTGCTGATTCTCAGATTCGGATTTTGGATGGCACAAACGTGACTCACAAGTTTAGAG GTTTTCGAAATATGAGTAGCCAAATTGGAGCTTCATTCACTCCAAACGGGAAGTACGTCATATGTGCTAGTGAAGACTCTCATGTATACATTTGGAGGCGGGATGAGCCCCGAATTTCAGCCACACGGAAAAAAAGCATCACTAGCACCAATTCCCACGAACATTTTCAGTGTAAAGATGTTTCAGTAGCAATCCCATGGCCAGGCACCATAAAGGGTGACCCTCCATCTGTCATTGTGCAACATTCTAAGAGACAATCAAAATGCTCAATGCAACAACCACAATCTGGCAATTCATCCCTTACTCAAGAAGATGCAGGTGTAAGCAAGAGAATGCTACCACCTATTCCgaagaaaaacaacaaagacaacaacaacaagggAAATGCATCGGATCAAATACCTTTAACTCCGCCGCAGGAAGATCAAGATCCAGCTCAAATATGCCGAATAGAATCTGGGATTGGAGAGTCGTTCAATTCGGACCCTTCCTCTATTAGGTATGGTGATTCAAGTTCTATGTCCGCCGGTAGTGCCTCCACATCATCTTGGTCTTCCTCTTGGTCCTGGCTTGACAATATAGGCAACAACAATGCTAGCCAAACAATGCAAGCAACAGCTTGGGGTTTGGTAATTGTGACAGCCACTTTAGACGGAGAAATCAGAGCATACCAAAATTTTGGGCTGCCGCGAAAAGTACAGAATAATATTTTCGGAGGCCCTAATTAA